The Arenibacter algicola region AATAATTTACTAGTCTAAACTATTGAAATTGTTATATTTGCAAACTTTTATAAATAATGAGGTTATTTTTTGCGGCAATTCTTCTTTTCATTTTTAATGAAATAAAGGGACAAACATACGAGATTGGCCTATTTGCGGGTGGTACCAATAATATTGGGGATGTTGGAAGATCCAATTTTATTTTACCTTCGGGTCCTGCTTTTGGTGGTTTGTTTAAATGGAACAAGAGTAAGCGCTATGCTTGGAGGGCCAGTATTATTTATGGAGAATTTACAGCGGATGATTCCAAATCGGACATACCGTCCCGACAACAACGGAATTTTATTATGGACAATAGTGTTCTGGAGGCGTCCGCAGGTTTGGAGTTTAATTTTGTAGAATATAATTTGCATCGGTTGGGGCCGGCATTTACACCTTATCTATATACGGGTGTTACCTATTTTAGATATGGATACCATTATTTTGATGCGGCGCAATTGCAGGATATTGGACAGAAAGATGGCTCTTTTGCCGTGCCTATGACGGTCGGAGCCAAATTAAGGATTAGTCAGTTCTTTATTGTTGGAGCTGAAATAGGGGCCAGATATACCTTTACGGACAATTTGGATGCCAGTAATCCGGAAGGTTCCAATTATGAAGAATTTAGATTTGGAAATATATTTAGTGATGATTGGTATGTGTTCTCCGGGGTTACGTTAACGTATACCTTTGGAAGAAAACCTTGTATGGATTGCTTTCAGTAGTGTTAAAAATAATAG contains the following coding sequences:
- the porG gene encoding type IX secretion system protein PorG, with product MRLFFAAILLFIFNEIKGQTYEIGLFAGGTNNIGDVGRSNFILPSGPAFGGLFKWNKSKRYAWRASIIYGEFTADDSKSDIPSRQQRNFIMDNSVLEASAGLEFNFVEYNLHRLGPAFTPYLYTGVTYFRYGYHYFDAAQLQDIGQKDGSFAVPMTVGAKLRISQFFIVGAEIGARYTFTDNLDASNPEGSNYEEFRFGNIFSDDWYVFSGVTLTYTFGRKPCMDCFQ